GGTCTGGTGCTGTGGGGGCATCCGGAGTGGCTGAACGCCGTGTCCCGCACCGTGCGGGGTGTGCGGGAGGCGCCGCCCAACACGGTGGACTGGGCGCGGTTCGACACGGTGTGGCTGGGCTGAGCACGGGTGCTGCGCCATGCCCTGCGGCGGTGCGGGTGGACGCTCGTCCAGCTCGCCGCGCTCAGTGTCATCGTCTTTCTGCTGACCGATCTGCTGCCGGGGGACGCGGCCACCGTCGACTTCAACGAACAGGCCGGGCTCGGCCAAGTGGCCCAGTTGCGGGAGCAGATGGGGCTCGACCGGCCGCTCGCCGAGCGGTTCGCCGACTGGGCGCACGGCCTGCTCACCGGTGACCTCGGCACGTCGCTGGTCGGCGGTGGCCCGGTCGGTGCGGTGCTGTCGTCGTCGGTCCCGGTGACGGCGGCGCTGGCCGCCGCCACGGTCGTGCTGCTGGTGCCGCTGGCCGTCGCGCTCGGACTGCTGACGGGGCTGCGGGCGGGCAGCAGGACGGACCGCGTGGTGTCCGCTGTGACGCTGGCGCTCACCTCCGTACCGGACTTCGTGCTGGCGCTGCTGCTGGTCGGTGTCTTCTCGCTGCGCCTCGGATGGCTGCCGTCGACCTGGATCGGCGCGGACGGCGTGTGGTGGCGGCGGCCGGAGCTGTTCGTGCTGCCGGTGGCGGTGCTGCTGGCCCGCACCGTGTGCGTGCTGTCCCGGCAGATCCGGGCCGGCACCGTCACCGCGCTGCACTCCGGCTACGCGGTGCAGGCCCGGCGGCTCGGTGTGCCGCCCGCCCGGCTGGTGCTGCGGCACGTCCTGCCCAACGCGGCGGTCCCCGGCGTACAGGAACTGGCCCGCACCGGTGACCAGTTGCTGGGCGGTGTGCTCGTCGTCGAAGCGGTCTTCGCCGTCCCGGGCACCGCCACGGCACTGGTCGCGGCCGTGCAGAACCGCGACGTACCCACCGTGCAGGCCCTCACCCTGGCCCTGGCGGCGGTGGCGTGCCTGCTCAACCTGGCCGCCGATCTCGTCGGCCAGCGCCTGGCTCCCCGTACGGAGGTACTGCGATGAGTGCCCGCGGACGGTCCGGGGGCCGCCGGGCGGCCGGGGGCGCGCTGCTGCTGGCGCTGCCGGTCACCGCCGCGGTCGTCGGTCCGCTGGTGACGGACCCGGGCATCCCGTCCGACGGCATGCCCTACGCCCTCGGCGACGGCCATCCGCTGGGGACGGACGCCCTGGGCCGGGACGTGCTGACCCTGGTGCTGCGCGGCGGGGCCAGCGCCCTGGGCGTGGCCTGTGCCGCGGTGGCGCTGGCCGTCGCCGTGGGCGGCGCGCTCGGTCTGACCGCCGCGGCGGCCCGCAGCCGCCTGCTGGACGACCTGCTGATGAGGCCGGTGGAACTGCTGCTGCCGCTGCCCTCGCTGCTGGTGATCAGCGTGGTGGGGGTCGGCTGGCGGGGGCATCCGGTCGCGGTGGCACTGGCGGTGGCCGCCCTGAACGCGCCCGCCGTCGCCCGGTTGCTGCGTGCGGCGGCCCTGGACGCCGCCAGCGGTCCCGTGGCCGAGGCGATGCGGCTCCAGGGCGAGTCGGCGGCGCGCGTCCTCGTCCAGCACGTCGGGCGGGCCGTGCTGCCGGTGGCCGCCGCCGATGCCGGGACGCGCGTCGGCGGCGCGGTCTTCACCGTGGCCGCCGCCAACTTCCTCGGTCTCGGTCTCGATCCGACCTCGCCGGACTGGGGCGTGGTGATCGCCGCGAGCCGGGAGGCGCTGTTCGTGCAGCCGTGGGCGGTGCTGGCGCCGACCCTGATGCTGGTGATGTTCACCGTGGGCGCCAATCTGCTGGCGGACGGGCTGCTGCCGCACGCGGCACGGTCCGGTGCGCGGACGGGCGGCGGGAAGGCGGTGCCGTGGAACCGGTGATCGAGGTCAGCGGCCTGACGGCACACGCCGGGACGGCCCGGCTCCTGGACGGCGTCGGCCTCACGGTCGCTCCGGGCACGGTGACCGCCCTGGTGGGACCTTCCGGCAGCGGCAAGACCACCGCGGCGCTGGCCCTGCTGGGCGAGGCGGCGCCCGGTGTACGGCTGAGCGGCACGGTACGGGTCGCGGGCGTCCCGGTGGTGGGGGCCGGCGGACCGACGGGCGCCGGACGGGACGTCCGCGGCCGGGTCGTCTGCTACATGCCCCAGCACCCGGCCCACGCCCTCAATCCGGCCCGGCGGATCGGCTCGGTCCTCACCGAACTCGCCCGTCTGCACCGGCCGGACGCCCGCGGCCGGGCCGTCGCTGCCCGGTACGCCGCCGAAGCGCTGCACAGCGCCGGGCTGCCGGACGAGCCGGCCCTGCGGCGCCGCTTCCCGCACCAGTTCTCCGGCGGCCAGCGACAGCGTGTCGCGCTCGCCCAGGTGCTCGTCTGCGGCCCCCGGGTGCTGGTCCTCGACGAGCCCAGCACCGGTCTGGACACGGTGGCGCGGCTGCGGCTGGCCGGGCAGCTGACGCGGCTGGCCGCCGAGGGGTACGCGCTGCTGCTGCTCAGTCACGACCACGAGCTGGTACGGGCGGTGGCCGGTCGCACCGTGGTCCTCGAACGCGGCCGGGTCGCCTCCTCGGGCCCCACCGCGGACGTCCTCCCGCCGCTCCCGGAGGCACCGCCCTCGCCCGCCGCTCCCCCGGCGCGGGCCCCCGCCGCGGGCGCCGGAGCGGTGCTGGAGGCGCGGGACCTGACCGCGTGGCTGCGGCCGGGCGGCCGGGGCGAGGTCCTGCGCGAGGTGTCCGTGCGGGTGCCCGAAGGCGGCTGCACCGCCGTCGTCGGGCCCTCGGGCAGCGGCAAGACCGTGCTCGCGCGCTGCCTCGCCGGACTGCACGAACGCCATCGGGGGCACCTCGCCTTCCGCGGCTCGCCGCTGCCCGTGCTGCGCCACCGCACGGCCCGGCAGATCCGGGGTGTGCAGTACGTCTGGCAGGAGGTGCGGAACTCCTTCGACGAGCGGCGCACCGTCCTGGAACAGGTCGCCCGCACCGCCGTACGCCTGCGCGGCCTGACGGCGGCGGAGGCGGAACGGCAGGCCCGGCAGGTGTGGGAGCGGCTCGGCCTCACCCCGGAGCAGGCCACGCGGCACGCCGCCTCGCTGTCGGGCGGGGAGCTGCAACGGGCCGCGCTGGCACGGGCGTTGCTCGCCGAGCCCGATGTGCTGGTCTGCGACGAGATCACCACGGCGCTCGATGCCGTCGGCACCGGACTCGTGACCGCGGAGATCGGCCGCCTGCGCGAGCGGAGCGACACGGCCGTGCTGTGGATCGGCCACGATCTCACGCTCGTGGAGCGGCTGGCCGACGACCTGGTCGTCCTCGACGCGGGCCGCGTCGTGGAATCGGGCGACAGCCGTACGGTCCTGTCCGCCCCGCGCTCCGAGATCACCCGCCTGCTGCTGCGGTCCCGGCACCTGGGCACCGCGGGCACGGCGCCCGTCGAACCGGCCCCGTCCGGCGTCCAGCGAAAGGAACACCCCCACCCATGACCACCACCTCGACCGCGTCCGACTGGCAGCGGTGGCAGACGAGCTGGGACCGCCAGCAGGAGTGGTACATGCCGGACCGGGAGGAGCGCTTCCGCGTCATGATCGACGCGGTCGAGGCCGTGGCGGGCCGTACTCCGCTCGTCCTGGACCTGGCCTGCGGCACGGGCAGCATCTCCGACCGGCTGCTGCGGCGGCTCCCCGGCGCCCGTACCGTCTGCGTGGACATCGATCCGGCCCTGCTGTCCATCGCCCGCGGCCACTTCGCCGATGACGGGCGTGTCACCTTCGCCGAGGCCGACCTCACCGACCCGGACTGGACCGCGCGGCTGCCCGTCGCCTCGTTCGACGCCGTCGTGACCGCCACCGCCCTGCACTGGCTGGACACCGGACCGCTCCGCCGCCTCTACGGCAGCCTGGCCTCACT
The sequence above is drawn from the Streptomyces sp. SAT1 genome and encodes:
- a CDS encoding ABC transporter ATP-binding protein, translating into MEPVIEVSGLTAHAGTARLLDGVGLTVAPGTVTALVGPSGSGKTTAALALLGEAAPGVRLSGTVRVAGVPVVGAGGPTGAGRDVRGRVVCYMPQHPAHALNPARRIGSVLTELARLHRPDARGRAVAARYAAEALHSAGLPDEPALRRRFPHQFSGGQRQRVALAQVLVCGPRVLVLDEPSTGLDTVARLRLAGQLTRLAAEGYALLLLSHDHELVRAVAGRTVVLERGRVASSGPTADVLPPLPEAPPSPAAPPARAPAAGAGAVLEARDLTAWLRPGGRGEVLREVSVRVPEGGCTAVVGPSGSGKTVLARCLAGLHERHRGHLAFRGSPLPVLRHRTARQIRGVQYVWQEVRNSFDERRTVLEQVARTAVRLRGLTAAEAERQARQVWERLGLTPEQATRHAASLSGGELQRAALARALLAEPDVLVCDEITTALDAVGTGLVTAEIGRLRERSDTAVLWIGHDLTLVERLADDLVVLDAGRVVESGDSRTVLSAPRSEITRLLLRSRHLGTAGTAPVEPAPSGVQRKEHPHP
- a CDS encoding ABC transporter permease subunit translates to MSARGRSGGRRAAGGALLLALPVTAAVVGPLVTDPGIPSDGMPYALGDGHPLGTDALGRDVLTLVLRGGASALGVACAAVALAVAVGGALGLTAAAARSRLLDDLLMRPVELLLPLPSLLVISVVGVGWRGHPVAVALAVAALNAPAVARLLRAAALDAASGPVAEAMRLQGESAARVLVQHVGRAVLPVAAADAGTRVGGAVFTVAAANFLGLGLDPTSPDWGVVIAASREALFVQPWAVLAPTLMLVMFTVGANLLADGLLPHAARSGARTGGGKAVPWNR
- a CDS encoding ABC transporter permease, yielding MLRHALRRCGWTLVQLAALSVIVFLLTDLLPGDAATVDFNEQAGLGQVAQLREQMGLDRPLAERFADWAHGLLTGDLGTSLVGGGPVGAVLSSSVPVTAALAAATVVLLVPLAVALGLLTGLRAGSRTDRVVSAVTLALTSVPDFVLALLLVGVFSLRLGWLPSTWIGADGVWWRRPELFVLPVAVLLARTVCVLSRQIRAGTVTALHSGYAVQARRLGVPPARLVLRHVLPNAAVPGVQELARTGDQLLGGVLVVEAVFAVPGTATALVAAVQNRDVPTVQALTLALAAVACLLNLAADLVGQRLAPRTEVLR
- a CDS encoding class I SAM-dependent methyltransferase translates to MTTTSTASDWQRWQTSWDRQQEWYMPDREERFRVMIDAVEAVAGRTPLVLDLACGTGSISDRLLRRLPGARTVCVDIDPALLSIARGHFADDGRVTFAEADLTDPDWTARLPVASFDAVVTATALHWLDTGPLRRLYGSLASLVREGGVFLNADHMCDESAPRLNAALHALLLESRERRRREGALDWADWWSRVADDPVLAGPAARRFALLGDPREPRPAGALPDRPTATSWHLDTLREQGFTEARQLWCSASDALVAALR